Proteins found in one Candidatus Tisiphia endosymbiont of Beris chalybata genomic segment:
- a CDS encoding MG2 domain-containing protein, which produces MLIALIRTIIVPGLWNLVAFKHAKAPCIRKGFDTVKSIIIFALLTILMPSIALSASTTPAGNNKPTNILEITPPITPRLEKYYLGQLFGKNKLYISLCDATITERCAKPRIIAENGGRIAKGITISPYIGGEWRINENYHIEFIPATYWLAKTNYTITIDKNSLPIFSSLNYNIISFQTQPLAPNIKEMGYIQDEYDLEKKFVQAKIEWNYPVEQKSFEERLKLSVENTQSLLPLSITLNDKKTEATVTTTLTALTDKERVASLVISEGVKPLYGGKALSHSDIEEMDRTYMVGKENFHKHHEQTLIPDIYSYFKVKNVDFTIVKNEKNIPEQIIVINTNVPISPEELKNNLQLLLLPKDKAGSFMGAPSQKDYQWKSSAEITKEVFDQSMLVNFDSLPTYTKYSSTNSIKVNMPPGRFLMLTLKRGTKSYGDLILGQDYQKIIRVNNFLSEIKIMSEGSLLSLFGEKKLSIYSLGVSTLNIEINQIAKHNINHLISQTYQDSKFHQPNFRNWSFNEYNISKVFEEVRELNSEVKNIPQYSTLDFNQYLKSKSFAPAGNEENKGLFFVKISDLNSNVQDKRLILITDIGFLVKIQQDGMQEIFVSSITKQAPLKGALVEIIGLNGQAIATATTDSSGHASLPNVRNYMHEKSPVAYIIKHKNDLAFMPYGRRDREVNYSKFDVSGITASAEGLKAYLFSDRGIYKPGEQGNIGIIVKQANFANNLENMPLELEVTNPRGQIFDKKKITLNKEGLVDYLFQTNDSSPTGTYNFALYIAKDRYRGSMLGNVAVKVEEFLPDRMKIQSRFKVPSKKLYVSPDNLTVEVDLLNLYGSPAVGRTVEATINLVQTGFTNLGLPDYKDYIFYSGMVDERHFTEKLNTSITDNNGHTEFDLNLKQYSNATYRVDFLAEGFEPDSGRSVKTTNTILVSPLPYIIGFKPSSNLAYLKRHDECNLEFIALDNEGNKISIPQLEVELKRINHVNSLTYQADGSYAYQSLPIETSITKSVIAANTGLSYLYKLSTQEVGDYAIYLRDKQDPDKLGRVFSHIEFTVIGEGNVSASLTKNSSLKIKTNKADYKAGEEIEVSVTAPYIGYGLITIETDKVHNFTWFKAHTSNSTHKITVPKDFEGKGYINVQFIRSLASSDIFISPFSYATIPFTANIEKREQKIIIDVPKKIQPGHDLTY; this is translated from the coding sequence ATGCTTATTGCTCTTATTCGTACAATTATTGTTCCTGGGCTGTGGAACTTAGTTGCATTTAAACATGCCAAGGCTCCTTGTATAAGAAAGGGTTTTGATACAGTAAAATCTATCATTATATTCGCTTTACTTACTATATTAATGCCTTCTATTGCTCTAAGCGCTAGTACCACCCCTGCAGGCAATAATAAGCCAACCAATATTTTAGAAATTACTCCTCCTATCACCCCCCGACTAGAAAAATATTACTTAGGCCAGTTATTTGGTAAGAATAAGCTATATATCTCATTATGTGATGCCACAATAACTGAGCGTTGCGCAAAGCCTAGAATTATTGCCGAAAATGGCGGTAGAATTGCTAAAGGTATTACTATTAGTCCCTATATTGGAGGAGAATGGAGAATTAATGAGAATTATCATATAGAATTTATTCCTGCAACTTATTGGCTTGCTAAAACAAATTATACTATCACGATTGATAAAAATAGTTTGCCCATTTTTTCCTCTCTAAACTATAATATTATCTCATTTCAAACTCAACCGTTAGCGCCTAATATTAAAGAAATGGGTTATATCCAAGATGAGTATGATCTGGAGAAAAAATTCGTGCAAGCTAAAATAGAATGGAATTATCCAGTAGAACAAAAATCTTTTGAAGAAAGACTAAAATTGAGCGTAGAAAATACTCAATCCCTATTACCTTTGTCCATAACCTTGAACGATAAAAAAACTGAAGCGACGGTTACTACTACCCTGACAGCTCTTACTGATAAAGAACGTGTTGCTTCTTTAGTAATATCGGAAGGAGTGAAGCCTTTATATGGAGGAAAAGCTCTGAGCCATTCAGATATAGAGGAAATGGATAGAACATATATGGTAGGTAAAGAGAACTTTCATAAACACCACGAACAAACATTAATACCTGACATATATTCTTACTTTAAGGTCAAGAACGTCGATTTTACTATTGTGAAGAATGAAAAGAATATACCAGAACAAATTATTGTTATTAATACTAATGTCCCAATTTCTCCTGAAGAATTAAAAAATAATTTGCAACTATTATTATTACCTAAAGATAAAGCTGGCTCTTTTATGGGCGCTCCCAGTCAAAAAGACTATCAATGGAAAAGTAGCGCAGAAATAACTAAAGAGGTATTTGATCAAAGTATGTTAGTGAATTTTGATTCCTTACCTACTTATACAAAATACTCAAGTACAAATAGTATTAAAGTTAATATGCCGCCAGGTAGATTCTTAATGCTAACACTAAAACGCGGCACTAAATCGTATGGTGATTTGATTTTAGGGCAAGATTATCAGAAAATAATTCGTGTTAATAATTTCTTGTCGGAAATTAAAATAATGTCCGAAGGATCGTTACTATCTTTATTTGGAGAAAAAAAGCTGTCAATTTATTCTTTAGGGGTGAGTACGCTCAATATAGAAATAAATCAAATCGCTAAACATAATATTAATCATCTAATTAGTCAAACTTACCAAGATAGCAAATTTCACCAACCCAACTTTCGAAATTGGAGTTTTAATGAGTATAATATATCTAAAGTTTTTGAAGAAGTTAGAGAATTAAACTCAGAAGTGAAAAATATTCCACAATATTCTACTTTAGATTTTAATCAATATTTGAAAAGTAAATCTTTTGCCCCGGCAGGAAATGAAGAAAATAAAGGTTTATTTTTTGTAAAGATATCTGATCTTAATTCTAATGTGCAAGATAAAAGACTAATTTTAATTACTGATATAGGCTTCTTAGTCAAAATTCAACAAGATGGTATGCAAGAAATTTTTGTATCTTCTATTACAAAGCAAGCTCCATTAAAAGGAGCACTAGTGGAAATCATAGGACTAAACGGGCAGGCAATTGCTACCGCGACTACTGATAGTTCTGGACATGCCTCTTTACCAAATGTTAGAAATTATATGCACGAAAAATCTCCTGTAGCATATATTATTAAACATAAGAATGATCTTGCTTTTATGCCTTATGGAAGAAGGGATAGAGAGGTAAATTACTCAAAATTTGATGTTTCAGGTATCACCGCTTCAGCAGAAGGTTTAAAAGCGTATTTATTTTCTGACAGAGGAATATATAAACCTGGGGAGCAGGGTAATATTGGGATAATAGTGAAGCAGGCGAACTTTGCTAATAACCTAGAAAATATGCCATTAGAGCTAGAGGTAACCAACCCTAGAGGGCAAATCTTTGACAAGAAAAAAATTACTCTAAATAAGGAAGGGTTGGTAGATTATTTATTTCAAACGAATGATAGTTCTCCCACTGGCACCTATAATTTTGCTCTATATATTGCTAAGGACAGATATAGGGGCAGTATGCTCGGGAATGTAGCAGTCAAAGTTGAAGAATTTTTACCTGATAGGATGAAGATACAATCTCGATTTAAGGTGCCTAGTAAAAAATTATATGTTTCCCCAGACAATCTAACAGTAGAAGTGGACTTACTGAATCTGTATGGTTCCCCTGCGGTTGGAAGGACGGTGGAAGCTACTATTAACTTAGTACAGACAGGCTTTACCAATCTAGGCTTGCCAGACTATAAAGATTATATATTTTATAGTGGGATGGTAGACGAAAGACATTTTACTGAAAAACTGAATACTAGTATAACCGATAATAATGGGCATACAGAATTTGATTTAAACCTCAAACAATATAGCAATGCTACCTATCGAGTTGACTTTTTGGCCGAAGGATTTGAGCCAGATTCTGGTAGGAGTGTTAAAACTACTAACACAATTTTAGTATCTCCACTTCCGTATATTATTGGGTTTAAACCAAGCAGTAATCTAGCATACCTTAAACGGCACGACGAATGTAATCTAGAATTTATTGCCTTAGATAATGAAGGTAATAAAATTAGCATACCTCAGCTAGAAGTTGAATTAAAAAGGATAAATCATGTTAATAGCTTAACCTACCAAGCAGATGGTAGTTATGCTTATCAGTCCTTACCCATAGAAACCAGTATCACTAAAAGCGTAATTGCTGCTAATACTGGTTTAAGTTATCTGTATAAGCTCTCAACGCAAGAGGTAGGAGATTATGCTATTTATCTCCGCGATAAACAAGACCCTGATAAACTAGGTAGGGTCTTTTCACATATAGAATTTACCGTAATAGGAGAAGGGAACGTATCTGCCAGCTTAACTAAAAATAGTTCCTTGAAAATTAAAACCAATAAAGCAGACTATAAGGCTGGCGAGGAAATAGAAGTCAGTGTTACTGCCCCTTATATTGGTTATGGGTTGATCACTATTGAAACGGACAAAGTGCATAATTTTACTTGGTTTAAAGCTCATACTAGTAATAGTACACATAAAATAACGGTTCCTAAAGATTTTGAAGGTAAAGGCTATATTAATGTGCAGTTTATTAGGTCACTGGCCTCAAGTGATATTTTTATTAGTCCTTTCAGTTATGCGACCATCCCCTTTACTGCTAATATTGAGAAACGAGAACAAAAAATTATTATCGATGTACCCAAGAAAATACAGCCGGGGCACGATCTAACGTATTAA
- a CDS encoding sigma-54 dependent transcriptional regulator → MSLDVLVVDDEIDIRDLVSDILKDEGFTARTAADSTQAFKMLHDKIPSAIILDIWLQGSELDGLGILEIVKKRYPLIPVIVISGHGTIETAVSAIKMGAYDYLEKPFTHDKLIILLKRACEVTKLKRENINLKSKVIDKAELIGNSPITTKLKADIDKIALTTSRVLIQGKIGSGKELAARLIHKQSKRANAPFVVFSPICMSLEKINQELFGGYEEQENGVRRLSVLEVANNGTLYIDEIIALPLALQAKLLKFLQEQTFDKAGNKSVKLDVRFITATSRNIPEEIAKGSLLEDLYHRLNVTFLKIPSLYERKDDIPILVKYFIKQLAKFSGLKVREFSDETIAALQVYNWPGNIRQLRNMVEWTLIMNPLTSNNSELIRPNMIPAEILVNGPSISKQEENLDMMSMPLREAREVFERQYLSAQMTRFNNNISKTSSFVGMERSALHRKLKLLNLHIPSNKFHDEEYSENL, encoded by the coding sequence ATGTCGTTAGATGTTCTTGTTGTTGATGATGAAATAGATATTAGAGATTTAGTGTCAGATATTTTAAAAGACGAAGGGTTTACGGCGCGTACAGCCGCTGATAGCACTCAAGCCTTTAAAATGCTGCATGATAAAATTCCTTCTGCGATAATTCTAGATATTTGGCTACAAGGTAGCGAACTTGACGGGCTGGGAATTTTAGAGATCGTGAAAAAACGTTATCCTTTAATCCCGGTTATAGTAATAAGCGGCCATGGCACTATTGAAACAGCGGTAAGTGCTATTAAAATGGGAGCTTACGACTATTTAGAAAAACCTTTTACGCATGATAAGCTCATAATCTTGTTAAAACGTGCGTGTGAAGTAACCAAATTAAAACGAGAAAATATTAATTTAAAATCCAAGGTGATTGATAAAGCTGAGTTAATAGGCAATTCTCCTATCACCACTAAGCTAAAAGCAGATATTGATAAAATTGCTTTAACTACTAGCAGGGTATTGATTCAAGGTAAAATTGGCAGCGGTAAAGAGTTGGCAGCTAGGTTAATTCATAAACAATCAAAACGTGCTAATGCACCCTTTGTGGTATTCAGCCCTATATGTATGAGCCTTGAAAAAATTAACCAAGAATTATTTGGAGGATATGAGGAGCAAGAAAACGGCGTAAGGCGCTTATCCGTATTAGAAGTAGCTAATAATGGCACTTTATATATTGATGAAATAATAGCTCTGCCTTTGGCTTTACAAGCCAAATTACTTAAATTTTTACAAGAGCAAACATTTGATAAAGCAGGGAATAAATCCGTAAAACTTGATGTAAGATTTATTACGGCTACTTCTAGAAATATACCGGAAGAAATTGCTAAAGGAAGTTTGTTAGAAGATTTATATCATCGTTTAAATGTCACTTTTCTTAAAATCCCATCGTTATATGAGAGAAAAGATGATATACCAATATTAGTGAAATATTTCATCAAACAGCTTGCCAAATTTTCAGGTTTAAAGGTGCGGGAATTCTCCGATGAAACGATTGCCGCCTTGCAAGTGTATAACTGGCCGGGTAATATAAGACAGCTGCGTAATATGGTGGAGTGGACCTTAATTATGAATCCCTTAACCTCTAATAATAGCGAGCTGATCAGACCTAATATGATCCCCGCTGAGATTTTAGTTAATGGCCCGAGCATCAGTAAGCAAGAAGAGAACCTGGACATGATGTCTATGCCTCTTAGAGAAGCAAGAGAAGTATTTGAAAGACAGTATTTATCAGCACAGATGACAAGATTTAATAATAATATCTCTAAAACTTCTTCATTTGTAGGAATGGAGCGGTCGGCATTGCATCGTAAGTTAAAATTACTTAATTTACATATTCCTAGTAATAAATTTCATGATGAAGAATATAGTGAGAATTTATAA
- a CDS encoding alpha-2-macroglobulin family protein, with protein MPDYFNGTIRVMAVASNQEAIGSTAETTLVQGEFVISPNLPLFACHPWG; from the coding sequence ATCCCTGACTATTTTAACGGTACTATTAGAGTAATGGCGGTTGCAAGTAATCAAGAGGCAATTGGGAGCACTGCAGAGACTACATTAGTGCAGGGCGAGTTTGTGATTAGCCCTAATCTACCATTATTTGCCTGCCACCCCTGGGGATGA
- a CDS encoding HdaA/DnaA family protein: MIQDSQQYILPLFDNVLYPLDNFINSPSNQAAYEAINNWPNIWGIKPYELVLLIYGPSSSGKTYLTKIWQSLTDALVITKDLNILSNELISRYNAFIIEDIEGLEEREILHSFNLLNESGKYLLMTTSSLTNSFALPDLSSRINASLQIKINPADDELITKLIFKYFSEHSIMVNEQVIKYLLTHLPRQCAEIIKTLAKITHFALVHKHAITISLIKNVLSNASSD; this comes from the coding sequence ATGATCCAAGATTCACAGCAATATATATTACCGTTATTTGATAATGTTTTATATCCTCTGGATAATTTTATTAATTCCCCTTCTAATCAAGCCGCTTATGAAGCAATTAATAATTGGCCTAATATTTGGGGGATAAAACCATATGAGCTGGTACTGTTAATTTACGGCCCTTCTTCTTCTGGTAAAACCTATCTTACTAAAATATGGCAAAGTTTAACGGATGCTTTGGTTATTACTAAAGATTTAAATATATTAAGCAATGAGTTAATCTCACGTTATAATGCTTTTATTATAGAGGATATAGAAGGGCTAGAAGAGCGCGAAATACTTCATTCTTTTAATTTACTCAATGAGTCGGGTAAATATTTATTAATGACTACCAGTAGTTTGACTAATAGCTTTGCCTTGCCGGATTTATCTTCGCGGATTAATGCCAGCTTACAGATAAAGATTAACCCTGCTGATGATGAATTAATAACGAAATTAATTTTTAAATACTTTTCTGAGCATTCAATCATGGTGAACGAGCAGGTAATCAAATATTTATTAACTCATTTGCCTCGGCAATGTGCCGAAATAATAAAAACACTAGCCAAGATCACCCATTTTGCTTTAGTCCATAAACATGCTATTACTATTTCTTTGATTAAAAATGTGCTCTCTAACGCCTCTAGTGACTGA
- the pbpC gene encoding penicillin-binding protein 1C, giving the protein MTLLGYPILLSILKKSRTWRSYMIIIKPPLLTEASFSRVVLDREGELMRMSLSLDQKYRLYVPLTDISPKLIQIILLYEDQYFYSHIGINPSSLLNAFVKTYITGNRKVGGSTITMQVARIKFAINSKNIIGKLWQIIKAIHLELHYTKNEILEAYLNLVPYGGNIEGVGAASYIYFRRPVKDLNIIDSVTLAIIPQHPVKRSPQSNGTFNTEQIMLTRKRLFNRWVQVHLEDKVYEKLLHLPITFNSTKELPFLSPQFTLSLLANYSSNIISSTLDKDLQITLEKQITNYVNSYSNYGIRNSAALLIDFINMEVLASVGSADFFNSSIDGQVDGTRAKRSPGSTLKPFVYALAFDQGLIHPLTVLQDLPRQYGNYLAENFDSKFMGPISVRESLIKSRNIPVLYLASQLNYPTFYEFLRSANITKLKAFPYYGLTMALGSVEVTMEELVKLYAMLANLGVYQNLNKIRDNNISSQFQEMATGAHKEQKQYNSQTYVNTSSPVVPPHHPLQGEGENIKPKVRLLSKEASYLTLDILKDIGQPGFNYNMANLNSRLPVYWKTGTSSSFRDSWAIGIFGKYVLAVWVGDFKGNTRGTFIGVKTAAPLFFNIINAIVDKKASEDLLLNKYPELKITKVAVCADTGEVNNNSCLVKAITWFIPGVSPIKPTGIYQKIVLPTTNIPRVELAPSREGEGVLSPQTAGRPESCEDPRTGIFRQFPAGVSCEKSLLSKEPNILGKEEDDHTPLAVSYKKLEITSPLKNVIYSLKNNNQIILSANTDSRAKEIFWFVDNKLIGRTTPNQPLSWTAKPGKMVLRAVDNNGASDTQLIITSN; this is encoded by the coding sequence ATGACCTTATTAGGCTATCCTATTCTTTTGTCAATCTTAAAAAAAAGTCGAACATGGCGTTCATATATGATTATTATTAAGCCCCCTTTGCTGACCGAGGCAAGTTTCTCAAGGGTAGTGCTTGATAGAGAGGGTGAACTCATGAGAATGTCACTTTCGTTAGACCAGAAATATAGATTATATGTGCCTCTTACTGACATTTCTCCAAAATTAATACAAATTATTCTATTATATGAAGATCAATATTTTTATAGCCACATAGGAATAAACCCTAGCTCGTTGTTAAATGCTTTTGTTAAGACCTATATTACAGGTAACCGAAAGGTTGGGGGTTCAACTATTACTATGCAAGTAGCGCGGATAAAATTTGCTATTAACTCAAAGAATATAATAGGAAAATTATGGCAAATTATTAAAGCAATACATTTAGAGTTACATTACACAAAAAATGAAATTTTAGAAGCGTATTTAAACCTTGTTCCTTATGGAGGGAATATTGAAGGGGTGGGAGCAGCAAGCTATATCTATTTTAGGCGGCCAGTAAAGGATTTGAATATAATTGATAGCGTAACCCTTGCAATAATACCCCAGCACCCTGTTAAAAGATCTCCCCAAAGTAACGGCACCTTTAATACTGAGCAGATAATGCTTACCAGAAAACGTTTGTTTAATCGTTGGGTGCAAGTCCACCTCGAAGATAAAGTATATGAAAAGCTTCTTCACTTACCCATAACGTTTAACTCTACTAAAGAATTACCGTTTTTATCACCTCAATTTACTTTATCCTTGCTTGCTAATTATAGTAGTAACATTATTTCCTCAACTTTAGATAAGGATTTACAAATTACCTTAGAAAAACAAATAACAAATTATGTAAATTCATACAGTAATTATGGGATACGTAATAGCGCAGCTCTACTTATTGACTTTATTAATATGGAGGTATTAGCTAGTGTTGGCTCAGCGGATTTCTTTAACAGCTCTATTGATGGTCAAGTTGATGGGACCAGGGCTAAACGTTCTCCCGGCTCAACCCTTAAACCATTTGTGTACGCTTTAGCCTTTGATCAAGGTCTAATCCATCCTTTAACGGTACTGCAAGATTTACCACGGCAATACGGTAATTACCTAGCAGAAAATTTTGATAGTAAGTTCATGGGTCCTATTAGTGTTCGTGAATCATTAATCAAAAGCAGAAATATCCCGGTTTTATATCTTGCTTCACAACTTAACTATCCAACTTTCTATGAATTTTTGCGCAGCGCTAATATTACTAAACTAAAAGCTTTTCCCTATTATGGACTAACTATGGCTCTGGGCTCGGTGGAAGTCACTATGGAAGAATTAGTAAAGTTATACGCTATGCTAGCGAATTTAGGGGTATATCAAAACCTTAACAAAATTAGAGATAATAATATATCTAGTCAATTTCAGGAAATGGCTACAGGTGCCCACAAGGAGCAAAAGCAATATAATAGTCAAACCTACGTCAACACCAGCAGCCCCGTCGTGCCACCCCACCACCCCTTACAAGGGGAAGGAGAGAATATAAAGCCAAAGGTGAGACTCTTAAGTAAGGAAGCTAGCTATTTAACCTTAGATATTTTAAAAGATATAGGGCAGCCAGGATTTAATTATAATATGGCTAACCTTAATAGCAGGCTACCAGTTTACTGGAAAACAGGTACTTCAAGCTCATTTCGGGATAGCTGGGCTATTGGAATATTTGGAAAATATGTACTTGCAGTATGGGTGGGCGATTTTAAAGGAAATACTAGAGGAACATTTATTGGAGTCAAGACAGCCGCCCCCTTATTTTTTAATATCATAAATGCTATAGTAGATAAAAAAGCTAGTGAAGATCTATTGTTAAATAAATACCCGGAACTAAAAATTACTAAAGTAGCAGTATGTGCCGATACGGGAGAGGTAAATAATAATTCATGCTTGGTGAAAGCTATCACTTGGTTTATTCCAGGGGTCTCTCCAATAAAACCAACTGGTATATATCAAAAAATTGTGTTACCTACTACTAATATACCTCGTGTAGAATTGGCGCCAAGCAGGGAAGGTGAAGGCGTCTTATCGCCCCAAACCGCAGGGCGCCCTGAGTCATGTGAAGATCCCCGCACCGGAATCTTCCGCCAATTCCCAGCAGGAGTAAGCTGCGAAAAAAGTCTATTATCTAAAGAGCCTAATATTTTAGGCAAGGAAGAGGATGATCATACTCCTTTAGCGGTTAGTTATAAAAAATTAGAAATTACTTCTCCCTTAAAGAATGTTATATATTCACTAAAAAATAACAATCAAATAATTTTATCTGCCAATACGGATTCTAGAGCCAAGGAAATTTTTTGGTTCGTTGATAATAAGCTGATAGGGCGAACAACCCCCAACCAACCATTATCATGGACAGCTAAACCGGGCAAAATGGTGTTACGGGCGGTGGATAATAATGGAGCAAGTGATACGCAATTGATAATAACCAGCAATTAG
- a CDS encoding AI-2E family transporter: MIVLDKAIFWGIIIGGLIASLILISDILTPFCIAGVISYLLQPVIYKLSHRHKYPRNMIVAIIFGLFVSIFIVVVAVILPIIYQQITLLISKIPTYKDYLQTELIPLITAKIQAVEPSIANQIKDLINNLANSLFSMMTSLANNIWHYTMVTINVFLILVLIPIILFYFLRDWGKIITTIDNLLPLKNKQKIKQMLTAINNTLAAYVRGQLNICLLLSTYYSIALWLVGVDLSVLLGVLSGFSIIIPFVGVFITFFLTMIVSYFALGIGNKLFYIAIIYIIGVLVEGYILTPKMIGDKIGLHPLWIIFAVLALGNLFGFIGIFFAVPMAGIIKVLFLSTIELYKSSKFYKS; encoded by the coding sequence ATGATTGTTTTAGATAAAGCCATTTTTTGGGGTATCATTATTGGGGGTTTGATTGCTTCTTTAATATTAATCTCGGATATCTTAACGCCCTTTTGTATTGCCGGGGTAATATCTTACTTATTACAACCAGTAATTTATAAGCTTTCCCACCGCCATAAATATCCGCGAAATATGATAGTGGCGATAATTTTTGGCTTATTTGTTAGTATTTTTATTGTGGTGGTAGCGGTCATATTACCAATAATATATCAACAAATAACGTTGCTTATTAGTAAAATTCCTACTTATAAAGATTATTTACAAACAGAATTAATTCCCCTTATTACCGCTAAAATTCAAGCAGTAGAACCATCCATAGCTAATCAAATAAAAGATTTAATTAATAATTTGGCTAATAGTCTCTTCTCTATGATGACTAGCCTAGCTAATAATATTTGGCATTATACGATGGTGACCATCAATGTATTTCTGATCCTGGTATTAATTCCTATTATTTTATTTTATTTTCTACGAGATTGGGGTAAAATCATCACGACTATAGATAATTTATTGCCTCTAAAAAATAAACAAAAGATTAAGCAAATGTTAACTGCTATTAATAATACTTTAGCTGCTTATGTAAGGGGACAACTTAATATTTGTTTATTATTATCAACTTATTATAGTATTGCCTTATGGCTTGTTGGGGTGGATTTAAGCGTATTGTTAGGTGTTTTATCTGGTTTTTCTATAATTATCCCATTTGTGGGGGTATTTATAACTTTTTTCCTGACAATGATAGTGAGTTACTTTGCTTTAGGGATAGGGAATAAATTATTTTATATAGCTATTATATATATTATTGGCGTGCTGGTTGAGGGTTATATATTAACCCCTAAAATGATAGGAGATAAAATAGGGCTACACCCTTTATGGATAATATTTGCGGTTCTGGCGCTTGGTAATTTATTTGGTTTTATTGGGATATTTTTTGCGGTGCCTATGGCAGGTATAATAAAAGTGTTATTTTTAAGCACTATTGAATTATATAAATCTAGTAAGTTTTATAAGTCTTAA
- a CDS encoding IS982 family transposase, translated as MTLEEFIITVYCFIEEKMTIITKNIKVRKAGFPPCLSDVEALTMEVVGEFIGLHQDKQIWEYFKRHFQEWFPNLKSRPSYVKQCSGLLSIKNMLLADLFKSASKSDLHMIDGVPIPVINLARATRGRCFKEYADYGYCASKDSYYYGFLGHVLINEEGRIAGFMITPANGSEREALQVMSPNISGMVLGDKGYLGQDLKDELATKNIDLQTPLKKNMKDNRSKNFLKWITATRRLIETVIGQLTERFAINAIRVKSYWHLQSRIARKLLAHTIATFLTKSLKLVPTQLEKLVTC; from the coding sequence ATGACCCTAGAAGAGTTTATCATTACTGTGTATTGTTTCATAGAAGAAAAAATGACTATAATAACCAAAAATATCAAAGTAAGGAAAGCAGGATTTCCACCTTGCTTAAGTGACGTGGAAGCATTAACAATGGAAGTGGTGGGAGAATTTATCGGTTTGCACCAAGACAAGCAGATATGGGAATATTTTAAACGTCATTTTCAAGAATGGTTTCCCAATCTAAAGAGTAGACCGTCTTATGTGAAGCAATGTAGCGGTCTTTTATCTATTAAGAACATGCTGCTTGCCGACTTGTTTAAGAGTGCAAGCAAATCAGATCTGCATATGATAGATGGGGTACCGATTCCTGTAATAAATTTGGCCCGAGCAACGAGAGGGCGATGTTTTAAGGAATACGCTGACTATGGGTACTGCGCTTCGAAAGATAGCTATTATTACGGTTTTCTAGGACACGTATTAATTAATGAAGAAGGTCGAATAGCTGGATTCATGATAACTCCTGCTAATGGGTCTGAACGTGAAGCTCTGCAAGTAATGTCTCCTAATATTAGTGGCATGGTACTGGGCGATAAAGGCTATCTTGGTCAGGATTTAAAAGATGAGTTGGCCACCAAAAACATTGATTTACAAACACCTTTAAAAAAGAATATGAAGGATAATAGATCCAAGAATTTCCTTAAATGGATTACTGCTACTCGTCGTTTAATTGAAACTGTTATTGGTCAGCTTACAGAACGTTTTGCTATTAATGCTATCAGAGTTAAGAGTTACTGGCATCTACAATCTCGCATCGCTAGAAAATTACTTGCTCATACTATTGCTACATTTTTGACAAAGTCTTTAAAACTTGTGCCAACACAACTCGAAAAATTAGTTACCTGCTAA